In the genome of Arachis hypogaea cultivar Tifrunner chromosome 9, arahy.Tifrunner.gnm2.J5K5, whole genome shotgun sequence, the window ttaaaaacaagattttttttaatttaatttataaataaaataaaaataaaattttttaaaagaatttaactAAGTTACTTGTAGTTGTTCTAAAATAAGACGAAGAATTCAactcatttttctctcttttcaccGTTTGTGTTCGACTATTCACATTAAGTTTCATGTGTTTCTCTTCCTCCCTTTTATATAAGTATTAAGTTTTGGGAATATTGCACAGTATCTCCCTCCTCAAGTTTGAAATTATCCTAAAAATTAAAAGGATCACACTATGGTACAGATGAAGTTTGTAAAGATATTCAGAGACTCCTGATTCTTGTGCCATTCTCTTACACATGTGTTGCTTGTCTCCGTTTAGGGGTGCAGCACTCTCTGTAACGGAATTAATATGAATTGGACTTCCGTTACTAGAAGTGGGCGGGACAATTTTTATGTAGTTTTTTTGTAAGTTGTGACTTCAGCTTAGTATTTTTCTGTGCCTTGGAGTTTTAAGGACTAAATTTCTATTTTGGTTCTTGAGATTCACGCGATTACTCATTTTTTATCttcgaaatttaaaattatctatattgGTCTTCCAGATTTAAGTTTGGGCACCAATATAATCCCACGACTTTTTCTGGTGATGATTAGACAAATGGAGTGCTGAGATGACACCCTTCCTGTCACGTTGGACGTTGTAATGGCTAGTTGATGTGGCGAGGGTTGTATTTGTATCCAATTTAATCCCCCTTGTTAAAATTTTGTCATAATAACTCagataaataataagataattagGATTTTAGAAACTAAATTGGATACAAATACAACTCTCACCACGTCAGCTAGTCATTGCAGCATCCAGCGTGGTAGAGAGGATGTCATTTTAACACTTCGTTTGCTGAAAATAGTCGAGGGACCACATTGGTGCTCGAACTTGAATCTGGAGGATCAAtataggtaattttgaatttcaaagacTAAAATGAGTAATCACATAAATCTCATAGATCAAAATGAAGATTTAGTCGAATTTTGAACTTTTAGTTATGACTTGTACTACATGAATTTTTTATTGAAACTTTTTGTTGTGTTTCTGTTTTTCCCTTTTTCAAAATGTGGAGAAAaggaaaaaatctttttcaaacaaaatTATCTTACCGTACCATACAATCAGAGGTGCAACTAGATTCAGATTACAAGAATTGTTTAgttacatatttattttatttttttattcaactaaAAATTCACTaccaaataatttcaaaaaacacGTTACCACATATCACAATTTTAAAAGCCTGAAGCCATAATTCTTAAGAGATGAAAACAAATAATATTGAAGGATCTATGCACACATTATCCTAACAAAAAATTTCGGAGATAGCGTATcttatctaaaaatattaaatattaaaaattacaacaattattaaatatttaaatatttttatctaaaaaatttcaGTCAAaagacttataaaaaataaaataatatcaaattaaataaaaataaataaaaaaattattacgagTAACATtggttattaaataaaataagccGTAAAATAGTATCTACTAGCTAACATTAGTCATGACGTGTTAATAATTAGGTTGTTACGATATCTGTCCATTCATCTCTCACAAAATAAAAGGTAAAGTCGTCTTTAATCATTTTTAAAGAATTAACAAACTAAttatttgtttttctaaaaaatagTCTAGTTGAAAGATCAATATCGTAAATGTTTTTGTTAAAGATTAAATTATTCGAAGATAATTATTTGACGTTAGTTTAGGTACAAgccaaaattatatgattaaaatgATACAAACATTCtgatatagtaaaaaaatattttaccaaTTAAGAATACACTTACCAGAAGAATATGACATAAAATAAGTATTAACCGTATATTAACTTAAATCATTTTACATAAAAAAGGTGAAGAATCCAGAAgcatttcctttattcttctatttattttttggGTGGccatttcgtttttttttttcttcccatGGGTGGCCATTTGTTATtctttttggatgattttttacATTCTTAGATAAGTATCAACCTCTTAGATAAGTATCAACCTCTTGTTTTTGGATATGAATATCTACATTAACTCGTTTTTTGACATAATTTCATCATACAATCAATCCAATAAAAAAATCCATAAGAAAAACAGTAAAAGTCCATACAAAACTTCATGAACTGAACTTCACATAAGAGTATTCTCTTCTGACAAAAAAAGAGTATTCTCCGTTACATCATAAATCCTGGAAGGCTCAACTAAACCCTGCGAGCCTATGCCAGCAAGCCCTACACTGAAACTGTTGGCTCTGACATTTGTGTCTCAAATCTCAATTCTGGACATGCTTCGGGACACGTGTACATTTTGTATTGTGTATGTTTCTCATTGCATCATACGGAATATCTGTAGCTATGTACAAATTTAACTCTTTAATGTATAAATCACCAATTTTAAAAggaataagtacttttttcgttttCAATGTctagaatcaaaattaatttcatccttaatttttttttgttattaaaatcatcttcaATCTTTACAAACACATTAAAATCGTCCTCTCCTCtatttacaaaaaattttggACATAGTTACTCCTGAAGTTGTTACCAATAGCTGAACCATTTAATGATTAAGaaaattaagttttatttttaattaaaaatctcaTCCCCAAACCAGAATCATAAAGCGTGTGCTAGGGATAGGGTTCCAGTGCAGCCATGACGTTGGAGAGCTCAAAGTCATCTCGGTCTCTCAGACTAGGGGGTCTGCGCAGAAGAAGGGGCTTCTTTGTGGACATGTAGAGAGACCAGTGTTGCGAGTTTCGGAAACCAAAGAAAATTCAGGTCGCCAATTTTGGGGCTACGTCTACTATGAGGTGCGTTCATGTTTTATTGTTCTCAGCTAACCCTAACGTTTTGTTTCTGGGCACTGACTATGGTGGGATCATGTAGGTTAAAGATGAATGTCAATTTTTTCGTTGGGCAGACCCAGAAGCTGAAAGCGAAGATCCGCATGTTGCAAGGTTGAAGAGGAAAGTTGTAGTCCTGAAGGCAGACGTGAAGGCATCTGAGTGGAAGTTGAAGGTTGCTGCAGTGTTGGGCATGGTTGGGTGGGTTGGTTGTTTATTTTGCTGGCTGCAGGTTTCGTTGAATCACAAGCAGAGTTTACCATGTTTGCTGCCTCTGAAAATGGGTTGATGAAAGTAGGGTATAAAATAGGGCAATTTTAGTTAGTTTGTACTTAGGCATTGAAATCTACTTTATGTAATTTAAGTCTGCTGCTGTGGCTGGATAGATTTTGTGTTAATGAAACTGGTTTTTGTAGGTTAGTGTATGTGTATGTAAGTGATGGTGTGTGTCTGTAATTTCACAAGAAATTGGTAATGAAAGTAGATATGGTTGCCCCATAATTATGACTGAAGAATTGTGTCAACATAAATGGTAAACTATGACCTGGTTTAATAATGCATAATATGTAGTATGTAATACTCGCTCAACATCAAAATGATACCAGTAACAGATACATCAAAAAACAACTATGTGACTTCATTCATTAATAAACCAAGGATAATAAGCTTAAACCATTCATTAAACCAGATGACAGTTGGACTTAGAACAAAACAACAGTAATTCTGTTCACTTTTACACAAC includes:
- the LOC112710071 gene encoding uncharacterized protein; translation: MSHFGIIKRVLGIGFQCSHDVGELKVISVSQTRGSAQKKGLLCGHVERPVLRVSETKENSGRQFWGYVYYEVKDECQFFRWADPEAESEDPHVARLKRKVVVLKADVKASEWKLKVAAVLGMVGWVGCLFCWLQVSLNHKQSLPCLLPLKMG